GGGATTTGTCCTTAATTATATTGGTTTCTCTTGCAGCTCTGCATATTAATTTACTTGTTTGATGACAAAATACTAATCATCGATGGCGGCTGCCTGGTGTTTACTCTCCAGTGGATGATACATACATGTTAATAGGCTCTGCTAATATAAACCAGCGATCAATGGATGGACGACGGGACACTGAAATAGCAATAGGATGCTACCAGCCCCAAAGCATTGAAAACAAAATGACCAATGGAGATGTTCATGTATATAGAATGTCCCTCTGGTATGAGCACACTGGTTGCACTGAAGAGGTATTCCTAGAGCCACAAAGTTTGGACTGTGTAAGGAGAATCTGTTCAATTGGAGAGGAGATGTGGAGTGTATACGGCAGAGAAGAGACAGTAGATATGGAAGGTGTCCATTTAGTGAGTTACCCTGTCCATGTTCTGAATAATGGTTCTATGGAAGATCTAATGGAAAGTGGAGGGACTTTCCCTGACACCGCAACTCCTATTAAAGGGAAGAGGTCCATAATACTACCACCCATTGTTACTACTTAGTCAAGATAAAAATGTACAAGCATTAACCGTATTTGGTTTGTGTCACCCTAGTTCCATAATTGCTTTGTATTAACTAAAAGCTTTGAAAACCTACATATATAGCAACAGAATTTGTATTTGTCTGCAGACAATTACTGCTCAATTCCTCTATCACATTAGCTGATAAAAATAGGATTTTAAGTATATTTGGAAACACCGCGTAATTTATTTGGAATTCAAGGAATTAATCCATCTTCCGCCACGAACCACCCAATCCGTTATTAATTCTGAGTCTCTGTATCCAGATGGGAATCAGATCTCAAATTGTGGCAATCCATCAACCTCATAAAACCATCCACATCAACCTTTTATACCATCCTTGATACAATAGATATTCCAATCATGATCTTTGATGGCAGTTTTGATCCAAAAACCTTGGAAGGCGGATGGGGAACAGTATTTATTTCTAACCATCAATTTATTGCAGCATCTATGAACTTTGGAAATAAGAGTGTGCACAAGAGACTAAGGTACGACGGCTCAACGCTCAATGCAGAATGTTAGAGATCTGATTCTGGACAGATTCGGTGGAATTTAGGCATTGGTTGTCCTGTGCTGAACAATTTCCTTGGCCAAGTTATTTCAGTACCTTTCTGATATCGAGGCCTCTATTTGCCTCATGCAGCATGTATCTATTATTAAACAGCCTACGACATTTTAGTAAACCTGCTTGTATAGCTAGAAAATCTAAACATAGTACCAGATGTATGGACAATATTGTAGCTCTTTTATTCTCTTCAACACCTTTATTtccatttcatcaaaaaaaaaattacagagacAAATGATAAAATGAAGACACCCCATTGCATGTTTCATTTTACAGAGTCTGATTTCAATTTCACTGGTTCGGTGGCAGGAAATCTGTCCTCTGCACCTTCCAAGGACCATAATAGAACTTCGGTTTCATGAGGGGCACTGCCTCTCCTGGGTGATCTTCCCAATATTTCTCCTGTTCAATACAACAGAACCAAGACCTCAAGTTATTGCAGTATTATGGTTTCAAACATTAGCCTTTTATAAGTATGAAATAATCAGTTgcaataaagaaaattttattgtgAATAAAATGCGTGCATAGGCAATTTACTGTAAACACTGTGCCATGGCAGTGGTGTTTGAAAACCATCCTCCATTGCTGTTGTTTACTTATAGTTTATGTGATATTCACTATGTTGATTTTCATATTGAAGGTGgacacacaccaaaaaaaagtgCAAAAGAGTAGTTTTAAGTTTGACAATAGAATGGAGCTATCATCTATAAGCAACTTCTCtaagaaaggaaataaagaatTCAAGTAGATCCACGATCCAACCAGCTTTAGTCAGAAATGCAGTGAAAGAATAAGCAGCAAGGATACTTCCACTGAGGGAACAAGAATCAAAAGTGCCTTATTCTTCACCCTAATCTACTTCATCAAACTTAAGTGGAAAACAAGTTCCAAACTAGTGACCAAATTTCTTCACAAGGCATGGCAACTTCAATTTTCAGAGTAACGCATCATGGAAGGAGGAGATGATGAAAGTATGAAACAAAATCAGTGATTTATATTAATCCAATGATGGATGATAGCTAACGATGCACAGCTGAAGACCTAGAAGACACTTGTGTTTGATACAGTAGGTAGAAGTCTATCAATCAAACTAGAGGACCTGAAATCAAATCTAAGACAGATAATACGGAATGACAGACTAAGTTTCCAAATCAAACCATAGTAAACAAGTCTGTTTTTCATGGAAACCCACTTATCCCTTGAGTAACatgaaaacaaatttaaaaaataaataaataaataactatatcttttttttcttttttttttttttttgggggggggggggaggagtggGGTTGTTAGATATCCCACAAAAATACAGACAATAAACAAATTCAGATACAGCGAGATTTGTGATATGGGCATCATAATAACCAGACTAAGGTACACAGAAAATTGTCtcagaataagaaaaaaaaaaaaaatttctctcatGAATTCTGAAAAGTCAATGAACAACTCTGCAGAAAAAACCACATTGCTTTGGGCTCTCTATCCACTTGATTGAACTTTCTCTCAGAAACTCTTCCATTTCTTAATGCCCAGCAACCTAGGGAATAGCAAATGGAATAAATCTCAAACAAGTTTTACATTTACTGCTTTCTCGAGGAAGTCTCCATGACTTAAAAAAAATCCTCAAGTCACAATTCCAAATAGTTTTAACATTGCCCATAGGCATCATAGATTGATAAATTAGCATCTTTAGGATATATTCTGTAAGTTAAGAGCGTCAAAAATGATTACCCAGATCACCATGCGACTATAGATATTGCACACCCACCAATAATTTCATTTACAGGTTTGCTTTTACAGGCCAAACAAAATACAAAtggataaaaaatataaaaagcatAGCTACACAACCCATCAAGGGAAGGATGAATTCCTTCAACAATTAAACATCCAAAGTTCACAATCTACAtatgaaagggggaaaaaagatgAACATGTTCAGTTTTCTGAGAGAATATGAATGACAAGTGTTACCTTGTAGAGTTGCTCTGTAATAGCAGATCCAATGACCCCCGTATAGAACGCAGCTACATAGATGGTGACGAGTGGTGTAAAAGATTTCGGCCGCCTGTATGGCTCAATCATGTCCCAAAGGAAAGTTTTCTCCCACTTTGTGTACAAGTGATCTGCATATTTCCGCCACAGGTAGCTGGTCATTTCCTTCTATCGGCAATAGATGTGTTTTGCAAACGGAGGCCTGTGAACCCTAAATCCAGAGAGAATGTGAGCTATGCAGTCCAGGTTTAGAAAAACTCTATCCAGCTTTACGCAATTAACCAAATCAAAAAACAACACTAGTGACCAAATTTGAATTGTATGAACAGTAAGTTCTCAACGAGTCTGCAGCAGCTGATCAATTCTAGAGAAGATGAAAGGTAGCCAAACTCAATGGAACTTGGGGGGATAATAACCAACCCAGCGGCCACTAAAAATTTCCAGATTACAAAATGGAAACTTCtgcaaaaattatagaaatccACCAACTCTTCTCTATTCCAAAAGTCAAAATTAGCAAAGATGGATCATTTTTTCAGTTAACTATTCAAAcacgattacccaacacctgtCCAGTATTACTAGAGTCGTATTTACAATTTAGGTTTAGGATTCAACACCCACAGTTTCGAAACAAACCAAGCTGGTTGTTCTTAGGTCAAATCTGACACCAAGTACAGcgagaagagagaaagacagattTCGAGTGTAAAGATCAATAGGCACTATCagcagaaagaaaaattaagacagcagaaagaaaaattaaggcAGAGGTTTAAATACTCTGATAGGCTAATCACCAGAGAACCAATTCCAAGTGATCAGATCCTTGCCTAACTGGCAACTGCACAAACCAATAACCAAAGCGGAGAACCGAAACGAGAATTTTGGGGTGTTGGGGGCTTACTTAGTAAGTTCGGGACGACAATAAAACGGGTACCAATActtacggcaattaaacgggtCAGACGACAATAATACTTTTGAAAAAACCCGGCGTAATACATGTGTACGGAAATGATATGGTACATTTTTAATATGACCACTCTATATGCAAAAATaagggcatatattcactatgtaatagaCATGTACcacctaataaaaaaaataatagcacgtagacaatgattttatcaaaaagaaacctcacaGCTGAAATTAACACAATATAAGATCTGGAAAATCATAGTTGTTTCAACAAAGAAGAACATGCAAGAGCAGTtttaacagaaaagaaaaaaaagccaTCCTTTGACATATACCAAAACCAAGAATCATTTTGTGGATGCAGGCCAAGAGGAATACTAAGGATTGCCTGGGCTTCAGTAGGGAGGAAAGATTTATTAATCAAGGAATCATTCCACTGATTCGAGCTAGATAGAATTAAAGCAGAAACTTTTGATAAGCCACTGACACCTGGGCTTCGGATGCGCCCAGCTGGCAACGAAGGAACCCACAAATCCTCAAAACTTTTGATCAATGTACCGCTCTCCCCATTTTCTTCCTAAGCCCACAAAGTAACAGGTCTCTTCCCTTTAAGATGCTCTTCCGGCCCCAAGAACATGACTGTCACATAGGGGCTTCAAGAAaattagttgtaggaaaatatTTACTTTTCAAGACTTTAACCCATAATGCATCAGGATTATTTATGATCCTCCAACCCTGCCAAGCTAGAAGAGCAATATTGAAGCATCTAAAATCCCTGAAACCTAAACCTCCAGCACTTATACTCAAACataaatgattccatttggaccaaaaaaTGGCTTTATCATCTTTATCTTTCCACAAAAAATGATTCACAACCTTAGACAAATCTGAACATACTGAAACATGCATTAAAAACATCGACATTATATAGGTTGGAAGGCTAGCAGCAATAGATTTGATCAAGACTTCCTTTCCCGCAAGAGATAAGAGAGAACTCTTCCACCCTTCTAGTTTTGATCAAGTCTGAGAGATAATGTCAGAAAAAATTGATTTCAAGATCTGCCAAACTAAGTGGGAATCCCCAAACAATTGCCCAGGTCATTAACCTCCGAAAGCCCAACAATCCTACAGATATCATTTCTATTGCTTGACCTAGTCCGAGGGCTAAGACAGATGCTagattttcttaaatttatatCTTGACCTGAAGCTTGGAAGTACCTTTTAAGAACATCACAAATAGTACTGCAATCTCTAACACCAGCcctagaaaagaaaaggcagTCATCGGAGAAAAATAAATGCGAGATGCAAGGGCCATTTCTACTTGTTTTAACTTCCGAAAATGATTTACAATCCTCAGTTTGACTTTGCACAAGATAAAGCTTCTTGACACAAGATAGACATAGATGAATGCTTATCATTTTGCTTTATCTTCAGATTTGAGTGCCAACCCTAGTAGCTCTAGATTGATTGAGGATCCTATTTGTAAGAAAATCTagaatcttcattttcttcctaAGCTTAAGCACTTCTTGTGGCGTTGCTTTTCAAATACTTTAGCAGCAAAATCTTTACTTGTTAAGTGTTGTGTTGCTACTGATGCAAATTGTCCTCTTTGTGCTGCTTCAGGGGAATCTGTGTTGCATGCCCTTTTCCATTGTTCTTTTGCCTCTTGTTGCTGGTTTGCATCTCCTTTTCAGAATTGTTACTCAAAGTTTGCAAGGTAACTCTTTTAAGGAAGTGTTTTCTACTTTTTTGAATCAGTCATCTATGTTTCCCGATAAATCTGATGCAATAATTCAATGGGTTTCTTTACTTTGGAAAATTTGGAAGTCGAGGAATTCTTTTGTATTTCAGCATTCTAACCTTTTCCTTGCTAATATTATTCAGGCTTTCAATCATTGTGTTACTGAGGATAGGTTGGGTTTTTGCAGGGATAAGTCTAAGACTCAGATTACCCCTGTTGCTATTAATACTTGTTTTCTTCATACAAATACTTGCCATGTCAATATCTATACAGAGCATGGAGGTCTGAATCCTCTTGTGGAGGCAGAGGTGTTGTTATCCGCACTCGTAAAGGGTCATTTATAGCTGCTAAATGCAAGCATAGTTGCAGTCATTCTGCCACAACAATGGAAGCTGAAGCAGTTAGAGATGGTCTTTTGTTAGCAAGGCCGAGGAGTTTAAATCTGGACTgtgtttttctgatttttttgatTGTAAACCTTTAGTTTCTTTCTTGAATAGGTGCTCTGTATCTTTAGATTGGACTGCTTCTGTAGTGGCCTCTGATATCCTGTCTATCAGCCACAGCTTTTCCTCTGTTGTTTTCTTGTATTTCCCTAGGTTGTTGAACAAGGATGCCCATATTTTGGCTAAAGGGGCATCTTTGTTTCAGTTGTCTTCTGTTTGTTGGATTAAACCACCTAGTTTCATTGTAAATCCTGTTGTCCTTAGGAACAAgcctttcctctttctttcaataAACTCTTGGACCAAAGGCCTTgttcttgaccaaaaaaaagGTCATGCATGAGACAAACTTATTAGAACCAAGAACTATTTTCAAATGGTGGACTCCCTCAAATCAGTCATGGAGCCATGAGACTGATGACCTTCAATGTTTACATTTATTGGGCCTGTTTATCAAACTTTGAACTCATAAACCCAACAAtcaaaaatggggaaaaaatcattaacataacaaaagaacaataaaatTGAAGGTGGTTCTCTAAAGTATTTCTAGCCATTATTGTGGCAAAATTGCATATCCACAGCCAAACCTGTGTAACCcaattaaaaaccaaaaactcTGGATTATGGTGGATCTTTGTATTAATGGAGGTGTTAATATAAATGTTCTTTAATTCCATCACAAATAAACAACCCCCAAACTTACTGTGGAAAACCGAGAAAGCTTGCAAACACTTTGATTTAGTGATTATTTTTTATCTCCACTGATTTTCAAAGACTCGCAGAGTTGTGTAAATTTATAgcaaacaaaaattaatttaGCAGAACCATCTGCTCAGGTTACATTGAAGAAATCTTAATTTCGGAAGTACACATAATGCCTCTATTTGTCGTGACAAGAAAACAACCTAATGCTCTCCTAAGTCATAACCTAGTGCACGTAATTATGTCGTATGGGTTCCTTTCATACTCATTTTAAGCTCTTGTCCAGCAACTTATAGTATGACTAATACAGAGAAGAATAAGTAGAAGGGGCCGAGGTCTGCTTCAAGTACCGCAGCAATCTTTGGCCGAACGgggacgaagaagaagagaaaaagagagtgtaCCTGTTGCTGCAATCGCCTTAGATGGAGAGTAGAtcgatgaagaagatgaaggaggtAGGGGTGTTGAGCCCTAGATGAAGATTCGCCGGCCGCCGCTGAGCTCAAACGGGAACGGAGACGGAGAAAAAGAATGGGGCAGCAACCAGGGTTCAACGATTTGAGGATTTTGTGTTATTGCGATCCGGCAGGGCGAGAGATTTGTGGTTTTTTGttcaattgattttttttggggccaaaagtacataaacaaagtaataaatttagggttttttacaaatgcccatTTGTCTAAATGCCccttacaatttttctaattataaaatATCCCTATTTTCAACAAATTGTAGCGTTTTGGTTCAATCCGTTAATTTGAGACATTAGACGTCAGTTTTAGAGAATATAagaaccaaaatgcccttgtgacaaaaaccaacaaaaaatagaaagtaaagtgatcaaattgccctcatcttccccaaatggtttaggtttcaaactgaaaatcaaactctaaaccatttagggaagatgaaccctataATCACCCATCAATCCAATCAtaatttcttctgcaaatcgaaAAATCGAAGAGAAATTACTGTGTGCAACACGCcggagatagaagaagagatgaggcTTGACGACGAATGCTTTGCAGAGTTCTCCGAGAGTTGTGTGGCTGATGGCAAGGTTGGATACACAGAGAAACATGTGGCAAATTCGATTGAACTGTCAATGTTTTACGTAGACTAGAAGAAATGTATGCACTCTTAATTGTGGGGAGAGCAGGTCGGGTGAATAAGCCATTGACCGCCGGAATGAATGATTGGGATGATTCTCCGGAGTTAGGACCTGTCGGTGACGTTCTTGCAGGTTCTGATTTCTCAATCATGGCATCTGTGTTAGTCATCCAACAGTATAGTGTTAAGGGAGAAGTCACATACGgccttgatgatgatgaattcATAATCAGATAAATCTTTGATTGAGCTCTGATCAGGCTTCTGTTGAATACATTTTTAAGAATGGTACAAGGATGCTTCATTCAAGGGGAAACTGCTCTGTTGCTCTGCTTATTCAATTTTCCTGCAAGTGGATCATTAGTAGTCAAGtcgttttcttcttcaaacattttttcccttcaatttgGGAGTGGCAAACAAAGACTCGAGAGTGAAGAAAGTCAACAGTAACGATTAAAGAAATGCAACACGAAATTTAACTCACTGGATTCATTCCTTAAGTTGCAAGTAAGATTTTTTTATAACAAACTATGATAACGGAATAGATTAGATTAGATATACAAGCAGACGAAGAGGGAAAAAGGGTTGGATTGCAGAAACTGATAAACAATTGCAGCAAGCATTTGGAAATCAATGAAATCACTCGAAAAATAGATGTAAAGTTTGGATTGGATCCCATCTCTCTTTGATTTTTCGATTTACAGAAGAAATTACGATTGGATTGAGGGTGATTatagggtttgattttagggttcatcttccccaaatggtttagggtttgaaaacaaACCCTAAACATttaagatgagggcaatttggtcattttacttttattttttgttggcatttatcacaagggcattttggtcattacatTCTCTAGAACTAACATctaacatcccaaattaacggactggaCCAAAACGCTACAATTTGTTGAAAATAAGAGAgagtttacaattaaaaaagttgtaagggggcatttggacaaatggataTTTTCAGAGAgacatttgtaaaaaacccataaaTTCTATGCGGAAGCTATATGGGCTGGTTATGAAAATCCAGAGAACAGTGGACACTTCACCAGCAACCAGGTTCCTTTCACATTTGCTAATGACTCCCCAATCCAATCTAAATTCATAGAAGGAAGTAGTCTTCCTGCTTTGGGTTACCTAAACTCATTTGGGCAGGATAATAAGAAGGTACGTACAGAATTGTAGCAAGTTGGAGGgtgagggggagaggggggaatATATCAGATTATTTCAACCAATAAATCAATCTATTCTTATATATGCAATAGAACCGGGCTCATGTTCATGGTGAGGGGATGTTATGTCTTTCAGATTCTAATTGagagtttttcattttttttttttcttcgtctttttattccttttctgTAAAATGATGTCTTGTCTTTCTATTCCCACTCAGTTTCCTTTTGATATAAGAATACTAATCTGAAATAGAAAATCAAATCTGATCTTCAAATGGAGTTTAATTTCAGTAGTGACTATCAATGACAGAAATTAAATGGGCAGAAATTCGATTTTCTGCCGCAGATCTAATGGACTGAGATTTGAGAACAgacttacaagttacaacgaGATggacggagaagaagaggaggaacagATCGGCCTTgaagattgagaagagaagCAGAACCGTAGGCCTTGAAGATTGAGAAGAGTCGTCGTCGTCGCTATTGAGAATTTGATCCTTGTAAGAAGATTCACCAGCGACagttgaacggagatggagaagatgattgGCGATTGGGGGGCGGGCTGGGCAGCAGCTACTAGGGTTTGTTCGTTGAGGGATttgtttagtttttgtttttttttttttcaacattaGGTTTTAAAAAGTATTAAATCTGTTTAATACGTATTTAAATGCGTTTAATATTAAAGcgtgttttttaataaaaagggTCCTTTACAATTATCATCCCAAAAACTTTGGTATCTACTATTACTCCCTTAAAATTTTTCAAACAACTATTATCCTCCCTATTGCATACtaatactaataactaactggtcTCTATCGTTATATTCCCATCACGGAGAAGGTTAAGCGTGAGAGTGTGCCGTTATCACGGATTTTCTagaaccaaaatgcccttttggggtggtaattgtaaataaaaccccaccccatcaccatcccttctcctcctcctcctcctcctcctccttcttctcctttttcttcttcttcttccatggcgTCGGTTGCAGAGAAGACGGTGTAAACTAGGACGAAGGTACCAACGATCTCAGCACCAAGACCATCACCCTTTGTGTAGCCATGGCTGACTTCGTTGGCTCCATCACCCAACATCTGGTATTAAGTATCATCCCTGATGTACTGTTCATCCCTAGAGAATTTCCCAATGGAACCGTCCCGTTTATCCCAATAGAGTTTCCCAAAGGAATCATCCCTGAGTTACTGCTTGAGGCACTTGATTGAAATGAAATTGTATGCCTATTCAACATGTAAACGCACCTTGATGAATGCCCATGTTTGAATCAGCTGCCATTTTCACCCCAAATAATAATTTCCATTAGTTTCAGTGCTAAAGCCTGAAAACAATCAAAAAAGTCATTTCGCTTGCTTAGACATTTATTGTACGGATTTTACTAACAGGAACAATCCAAAACCGATATGTCCTCTCTGAATTCAAGGTTACTGAGTTGTAACCCACAAGCTCCCGAAGTTGAAACACAGATTCTACCTGGATATATTTGCAGTTCAAACACCTGAAAATGATATGACCCTGTTACAAACACAGAAAGGTTGACCCACCTCCAAGCtttaaaatttcagtttcaataACAGCTAAAAACCTCCAAATAATCCTCCTACGGCCAAGATTTGCTATCAAATGA
The sequence above is a segment of the Telopea speciosissima isolate NSW1024214 ecotype Mountain lineage chromosome 7, Tspe_v1, whole genome shotgun sequence genome. Coding sequences within it:
- the LOC122669774 gene encoding uncharacterized protein At4g29660; translated protein: MTSYLWRKYADHLYTKWEKTFLWDMIEPYRRPKSFTPLVTIYVAAFYTGVIGSAITEQLYKEKYWEDHPGEAVPLMKPKFYYGPWKVQRTDFLPPNQ